A window of Chloracidobacterium sp. N contains these coding sequences:
- a CDS encoding FHA domain-containing protein — MAASPPLPLRPQAMMPTTNEAAVHFPENAAVTVTVLHLRGGLAGKQQVIRHLPAVIGRSHHCEVRLAPDDTAASGHHARLSSDGTAIWIEDLESTNGTRLNGNYVSRASLTSGDEIELGYGGPQLRITFDWPTAQWIGNARSETYFLGTCEFPLRSPWRFPVYGLGLLLLLLPLWLGSLVAAVLLMPPGILALLLAWSMARVNLTITPFHVEYQGVWQQVTLPWPEVTALRVNLRRCGHPTYIIIGQNQRIHFRPPDDTSGIELAQLVVRRTGRQWETKASQ, encoded by the coding sequence ATGGCAGCGTCACCACCGCTCCCCTTGCGCCCACAGGCGATGATGCCGACGACGAATGAAGCCGCCGTCCATTTCCCGGAAAATGCCGCCGTCACCGTGACGGTACTCCACCTGCGCGGCGGTCTGGCAGGCAAGCAGCAGGTCATCCGGCACCTCCCGGCCGTCATCGGCCGTTCGCACCACTGTGAGGTGCGCCTGGCCCCCGACGACACGGCAGCTTCCGGCCACCACGCCCGGCTGTCCTCCGACGGCACTGCCATCTGGATTGAAGACCTGGAAAGCACCAACGGCACGCGCCTCAACGGCAACTATGTCAGCCGGGCCAGCCTGACCAGCGGAGACGAAATCGAACTTGGCTACGGCGGCCCGCAACTCCGCATCACCTTCGACTGGCCGACGGCCCAGTGGATCGGCAACGCCCGGAGCGAGACCTATTTCCTTGGCACGTGCGAATTCCCGTTGCGTTCCCCCTGGCGCTTTCCGGTGTATGGGCTTGGACTGTTGTTGCTCCTGCTCCCGCTGTGGCTTGGCAGTCTGGTGGCCGCCGTGCTGCTGATGCCGCCTGGCATCCTGGCCCTGCTTCTGGCGTGGAGCATGGCGCGGGTCAACCTCACCATCACCCCCTTCCACGTTGAATATCAGGGCGTCTGGCAGCAGGTGACGCTCCCTTGGCCGGAAGTGACAGCACTGCGCGTCAACCTGCGTCGCTGCGGACACCCCACCTACATCATCATCGGGCAGAACCAGCGCATCCACTTCCGGCCACCGGATGACACCAGCGGTATCGAACTGGCACAACTCGTCGTGCGCCGGACGGGCAGGCAGTGGGAGACCAAAGCCTCCCAGTGA
- the xseB gene encoding exodeoxyribonuclease VII small subunit, whose product MPAPKAPESLTYEAALAELEQIVQQMEDGQLPLEEALDLFERGMTLARRCRERLLAAEQRIEIILKSADGSVTTAPLAPTGDDADDE is encoded by the coding sequence ATGCCGGCTCCCAAAGCGCCTGAATCACTCACCTACGAAGCAGCCCTTGCCGAACTGGAGCAGATTGTCCAGCAGATGGAGGACGGGCAGCTTCCGCTGGAAGAGGCGCTCGATCTTTTTGAGCGGGGGATGACGCTGGCGCGCCGCTGCCGTGAGCGGCTTCTGGCCGCTGAGCAGCGGATTGAAATCATTCTCAAGTCCGCCGATGGCAGCGTCACCACCGCTCCCCTTGCGCCCACAGGCGATGATGCCGACGACGAATGA
- a CDS encoding cytochrome c, with the protein MTTLKSLLLALALLGALATSLTAAVAQKGKATGNAATGRQLFAETCAPCHSATSKTTNIGPGLQGLFKGRKMPATNRPVSVAVVKAQIQKGGGGMPAFGSKYTAQQLDDLIAYLRTL; encoded by the coding sequence ATGACCACTCTCAAATCACTCCTGCTGGCACTCGCGCTGCTTGGCGCTCTGGCGACCAGTCTGACCGCGGCCGTTGCGCAAAAAGGCAAAGCAACCGGAAACGCCGCCACCGGCAGGCAGTTGTTTGCTGAAACCTGTGCCCCCTGCCACAGTGCAACGAGCAAAACGACCAATATCGGGCCCGGCTTGCAGGGATTGTTCAAAGGCAGGAAAATGCCGGCCACCAATCGCCCGGTTTCGGTTGCCGTCGTCAAAGCCCAGATTCAGAAAGGCGGCGGCGGAATGCCGGCCTTTGGCAGCAAGTACACGGCCCAGCAACTCGACGATCTCATCGCGTACCTGCGCACACTCTGA
- a CDS encoding ferritin-like domain-containing protein — protein sequence MKERDLTNKYLEVGELIQRGRRAALKAGVVGLGASAFTMLGSSLLTPSVALGADKAGDVKIANVALNLEHQAIAAYGVGAGTGLLEGPALAAAKLFMSHHEAHRDALMGVIKKFGGTPVEPKKNPEEYEAIAEAVPNIKSATDILEFALTLEEQAAGAYIGVLTSFSEKDLIPVLAGIGAAEAQHAALLRFVLQKDPLLQGPVVK from the coding sequence ATGAAAGAACGCGACCTGACCAACAAGTACCTGGAAGTCGGTGAACTCATTCAACGCGGCCGCCGGGCGGCGCTCAAGGCGGGCGTGGTGGGCCTCGGGGCCAGCGCCTTCACCATGCTCGGCAGCTCACTTCTGACGCCATCCGTGGCCTTGGGCGCGGACAAGGCCGGCGACGTGAAGATTGCCAACGTGGCGCTCAACCTTGAACACCAGGCGATTGCCGCTTATGGCGTCGGTGCCGGCACGGGACTGCTCGAAGGCCCGGCGCTGGCGGCGGCCAAGCTGTTTATGAGCCACCACGAGGCGCACCGGGATGCGCTCATGGGCGTCATCAAGAAGTTTGGCGGGACGCCCGTCGAGCCGAAGAAAAACCCCGAGGAATATGAAGCCATTGCGGAAGCCGTGCCGAACATCAAGTCAGCCACGGACATTCTCGAATTTGCCCTGACGCTTGAAGAGCAGGCGGCTGGGGCCTACATCGGCGTGCTGACGTCCTTCTCGGAAAAAGACCTGATTCCGGTGCTGGCCGGTATCGGCGCGGCCGAGGCGCAGCATGCCGCACTCCTGCGTTTCGTTCTCCAGAAGGACCCGCTGCTTCAGGGGCCGGTCGTTAAATAG